One Heptranchias perlo isolate sHepPer1 chromosome 2, sHepPer1.hap1, whole genome shotgun sequence DNA segment encodes these proteins:
- the c2h8orf82 gene encoding UPF0598 protein C8orf82 homolog isoform X1 gives MCNHCCDVGNVAANLRTARSHKQKCDNHQIICFSDVVCGMNIGQDTGENYPELFLDDTKVKNFITCFKDKQFLVFFFKQLRKNSTGRYQEFPYVSPCGRERNFVRCDDLPVVFTHLMKGEGPEEGELLSYGGAGDKLAVRFEPERLFMPENGRVYHPAPERSGSIGLVKSSLAFELSGHFEYTDAGPESGPPSHFHWNGQRHKLTNELSSYIQNEKPT, from the exons atgtgtaatcactgttgtgatgtaggaaatgtggcagccaatttgcgcacagcaaggtcccacaaacagaaatgtgataatcatcagataatctgttttagtgatgttgtttgcgggatgaatattggccaggacaccggggagaactaccctgAG CTCTTCCTTGATGACACAAAAGTGAAGAATTTCATCACTTGCTTTAAAG ATAAACAGTTCCTCGTTTTCTTCTTCAAGCAACTCAGGAAAAACTCCACGGGCCGCTACCAGGAATTCCCCTACGTATCGCCCTGCGGGAGGGAGCGAAACTTTGTGCGCTGCGATGACCTGCCGGTCGTGTTCACACACCTCATGAAAGGCGAGGGGCCGGAGGAGGGCGAGCTCCTCTCCTACGGCGGGGCTGGCGACAAGTTGGCCGTGAGGTTCGAGCCTGAAAGGTTATTCATGCCGGAGAACGGGAGAGTGTATCACCCGGCCCCAGAGAGGTCGGGCAGCATCGGGCTGGTCAAGTCTTCCCTCGCCTTCGAGCTTAGCGGCCACTTTGAATACACTGATGCCGGCCCTGAGAGTGGGCCGccatcacacttccactggaACGGTCAGCGCCACAAATTGACCAACGAGCTCTCGTCGTACATCCAGAATGAAAAGCCCACTTAG